The proteins below are encoded in one region of Patescibacteria group bacterium:
- a CDS encoding SAM-dependent methyltransferase: protein MSSEKFVSRGGEKLAHALDTFAVNVTGAICADLGCSTGGFTDCLLQRGAKKVYAIDTAYGVLDWKLRNDARVVVMERTNALYAELPELVDVVTIDAGWTRQQKIIPKALTFIKPGGVVVTLVKPHYEALPGQLVAGRVPDELVSQVLAKVKSDLAALGLHVKSETESPIVGEKGRNREFLFFISPAGN, encoded by the coding sequence ATGAGTAGTGAAAAATTTGTATCGCGAGGTGGTGAAAAGTTGGCTCACGCCCTCGATACTTTTGCCGTGAATGTAACTGGTGCGATATGTGCCGACTTAGGCTGCTCAACGGGTGGCTTTACCGATTGCTTATTGCAGCGTGGTGCCAAGAAAGTGTACGCGATTGATACGGCCTACGGTGTGTTGGATTGGAAATTGCGAAATGACGCACGTGTGGTTGTTATGGAAAGAACCAATGCGCTCTACGCTGAGCTACCAGAACTTGTTGATGTGGTGACAATTGATGCTGGGTGGACGAGACAGCAGAAAATTATTCCGAAAGCACTCACGTTTATAAAACCAGGTGGTGTCGTGGTGACATTAGTTAAACCGCACTATGAAGCACTGCCGGGTCAGTTAGTTGCTGGGCGAGTGCCAGATGAACTCGTGTCGCAAGTGCTGGCAAAAGTGAAAAGCGATCTAGCCGCACTTGGCCTCCATGTAAAATCAGAGACTGAGTCGCCGATTGTGGGAGAAAAAGGTAGAAATCGAGAATTTCTATTCTTTATTTCTCCGGCGGGTAATTAA
- a CDS encoding EamA family transporter: MNWLLVALAGHFANALAFVVDKILLSGRMQRPGVYVFFIGTLGLLGFVLLPFGELTILPVSVLVTAFIAGASFMAALLAFFNALQQGETTRVVPAVGALVPLWTILFAAVTLGETVSSGQLSGIALLIIGAVVISYERGQAKRLGYREAYLTVLAAGLFALSYTLTKVVFNQTTFIDGFLWMRLAAFSTVVPLLMVPGIRQAIFARGGTRPSALFYVGQAFGALGFVLLNFAVALAPQVSVVNALQGVQYAFLFILAVFVNRFFPGAIHERITRTIVLQKVFALFVLSFGLYLVA; this comes from the coding sequence ATGAATTGGCTGCTTGTGGCACTAGCCGGACATTTTGCGAATGCTTTAGCGTTCGTTGTTGATAAAATATTACTGTCTGGACGTATGCAACGCCCAGGTGTTTATGTCTTTTTTATTGGCACACTTGGTCTCTTGGGTTTTGTGCTCTTGCCTTTTGGTGAGCTAACGATCTTGCCCGTGTCTGTTCTTGTTACGGCATTCATAGCTGGCGCTTCTTTCATGGCGGCACTGTTGGCATTTTTTAATGCTCTGCAGCAAGGGGAGACCACTCGAGTCGTGCCGGCGGTTGGTGCACTTGTTCCTCTTTGGACAATACTTTTTGCTGCCGTTACGCTTGGCGAAACGGTGTCATCCGGTCAGTTGTCAGGGATAGCCCTCTTAATTATCGGTGCGGTGGTTATATCGTATGAACGGGGACAAGCGAAGCGTCTTGGTTATAGAGAAGCGTATCTTACAGTCCTTGCTGCTGGCTTGTTTGCCCTTTCGTACACATTAACGAAAGTCGTTTTTAACCAAACCACGTTCATTGATGGTTTCCTTTGGATGCGACTGGCGGCCTTTAGTACTGTTGTCCCGCTCCTCATGGTGCCGGGTATTCGCCAGGCCATTTTTGCCCGTGGGGGCACTCGTCCATCGGCATTATTTTATGTTGGACAAGCGTTTGGTGCGCTTGGGTTTGTATTATTAAATTTTGCCGTTGCCTTGGCACCCCAGGTTTCGGTCGTGAATGCTTTGCAGGGCGTACAGTACGCCTTCCTTTTCATTCTGGCTGTATTTGTAAATCGTTTCTTTCCTGGCGCCATTCATGAAAGGATTACTCGAACGATAGTTTTGCAAAAAGTGTTTGCTTTGTTTGTCTTAAGTTTTGGCCTCTATCTTGTCGCTTGA
- a CDS encoding HAD family phosphatase, with amino-acid sequence MQTKAIIFDLEGVIADTNHIWDEADRAFLSQRGLNWSDMSWVEAKASLNGMSLRDGASYVKDYFNLPDAVDELIDERFQIVQQLFQKTITFVPGFQELWRLLPDSKYRMAVATALHPELLTIVQERLALPTYFNTHIYSVSEVGWKSKPDPAVFLFAAEKLGVVPSQCVVIEDSPKGIMGARAAGMKSIGFSGTFEKQHLSAADVVIDDLLDVATYIGKEI; translated from the coding sequence ATGCAAACAAAGGCCATAATTTTTGATTTAGAGGGGGTTATTGCCGACACCAATCACATTTGGGATGAGGCGGACCGCGCTTTCCTCAGTCAGCGCGGTCTCAATTGGAGTGATATGTCATGGGTTGAGGCAAAGGCATCTTTGAATGGGATGTCATTACGAGACGGTGCTTCCTATGTTAAGGATTATTTTAATTTGCCAGATGCTGTTGACGAGCTTATAGATGAACGATTTCAAATAGTGCAGCAGCTATTTCAAAAAACGATCACTTTCGTGCCGGGCTTTCAAGAACTTTGGCGATTGCTCCCAGATAGTAAATACAGAATGGCAGTTGCTACGGCGCTTCATCCCGAATTATTGACCATTGTTCAGGAGCGACTTGCGTTACCTACATATTTCAATACTCACATCTACTCGGTAAGCGAAGTTGGATGGAAATCAAAGCCAGACCCAGCTGTTTTTTTGTTTGCGGCAGAAAAGCTTGGAGTAGTGCCTAGTCAGTGTGTTGTTATTGAAGATTCTCCTAAGGGTATTATGGGAGCTCGGGCAGCAGGAATGAAATCCATAGGGTTCTCGGGAACTTTTGAAAAGCAGCACCTTAGTGCCGCTGACGTTGTTATTGATGACTTACTTGATGTGGCTACGTATATTGGCAAAGAAATATGA
- a CDS encoding response regulator, translated as MEGKKVLIVEDNETLLQALERKLVGYGYIVTKARDGEEGLRAITETSPDVVLLDILMPKLDGFAVLEKLHSDGIIPKLPIIIISNSGQPVEIDRAVKLGARDYLVKAEFDPEEVVEKVRVVLGEPPVVAQAAVVPTATARRILIVEDDQFLRDLLERKLKAEGFIVETAIEGEAALAVAEKTMPDLILLDIILPGIDGFTILERLKQSPAMAGIPVILLTNLGQRDDVDKGLKLGAVGYLVKAHFTPGDIVEKVRSTLQIG; from the coding sequence ATGGAAGGCAAAAAAGTACTCATCGTTGAAGATAACGAAACACTGCTACAGGCTTTGGAACGAAAGCTTGTAGGGTACGGGTACATCGTTACCAAGGCAAGAGATGGGGAAGAGGGGCTGCGGGCCATCACCGAAACTTCGCCAGACGTGGTTTTGCTGGATATTCTCATGCCAAAACTTGATGGTTTTGCTGTGCTTGAGAAACTGCATAGCGACGGCATCATACCGAAATTGCCAATCATTATTATCTCGAACTCCGGTCAACCAGTTGAGATTGATCGAGCGGTAAAACTTGGGGCCCGAGATTACCTCGTAAAGGCAGAATTTGATCCAGAAGAAGTCGTTGAAAAAGTACGAGTCGTGCTCGGCGAGCCACCAGTGGTTGCTCAGGCAGCCGTTGTGCCGACAGCCACTGCGCGACGCATTCTTATTGTTGAAGACGATCAATTTTTACGTGATTTATTAGAACGTAAATTGAAAGCCGAAGGATTCATTGTTGAAACTGCTATCGAAGGAGAAGCAGCGCTGGCTGTTGCCGAGAAAACCATGCCCGATCTTATCTTGCTAGACATTATTCTTCCCGGTATTGATGGCTTTACAATCCTCGAACGACTGAAGCAATCGCCTGCCATGGCTGGTATTCCGGTAATTCTACTCACGAACCTTGGTCAACGCGATGATGTTGATAAGGGTTTGAAGCTTGGTGCCGTTGGTTATTTGGTGAAGGCGCACTTTACACCAGGCGATATTGTTGAGAAAGTTCGTAGCACTCTGCAGATTGGTTAA
- a CDS encoding glutaredoxin family protein: protein MQVTIYTTSTCPYCKLAKAFFVAHNVAFTEKDVTSDHAAQQEMIEKSGVMAVPVIVVDSEIVVGFKETELTRLLGLS, encoded by the coding sequence ATGCAGGTTACTATTTACACGACGAGCACGTGCCCGTATTGCAAGTTGGCGAAAGCTTTTTTTGTAGCGCACAACGTAGCATTTACAGAGAAAGATGTAACGAGTGATCACGCCGCGCAGCAAGAGATGATAGAAAAATCCGGAGTCATGGCCGTACCAGTTATTGTCGTTGACAGTGAAATTGTCGTGGGATTCAAAGAAACAGAACTTACCCGATTACTGGGGCTTTCGTAA
- the rpoC gene encoding DNA-directed RNA polymerase subunit beta' has product MYTEPTQGTASDFAAIRLKLASPEAVRRWSHGEVTKPETVNYRTQKPEKEGLFSERIFGPSKDWECYCGKYKKIRYKGIVCDKCGVEVTRAVVRRERMGHIELKAPVSHIWFLRGVPSKIGLMLDLSMQNLEKVIYFANFIITEVDEGLREATIEQVKQEYQAKRRSIEADYQHEVKDAQGDGTSEKRTAIAKVRDERLAELEEVFALAERELRDLKPMRIISESTYHDLSLKYGHVFTAGIGAEAVYKLLSEIDLPALRETMEEEMEEAGGARAEKLTRRMKLLKSFMQNHLRPEWMIITALPVIPPDLRPMVPLDGGRFATSDLNDLYRRVINRNNRLKQLVELNAPEVITRNEKRMLQEAVDALIDNSARHGKTVMAATGQKRSLKSLADMLKGKQGRFRQNLLGKRIDYSGRSVIVVGPTLKMHQCGLPKRMALELFRPFVISKLISRELVHNVRSANRYIESARPEVWDILDEIVADAFVLLNRAPTLHRLGIQAFRPILVEGKAIQLHPLVCPAFNADFDGDQMAVHVPLTTEARREAAELMLSSKNLLKPAHGEPVASPNQDIVWGLHYLTTVDEDEATANKRLFGSPTEAITAHDLKVVGLRQMLTVRLLSGEIVVTSVGRLLFNEVMPESVGFMNEVMDKRTLGNVVKKVIELEEVDRAAQLLDDLKDLGFAYLTKSGLSWSMGDIPSLPEKPEIIEAAHKEVDEVQQQYADGLLTNDERHSQVVQLWTSAKDKVVALSKNILPKGSSVYTMVESGARGSWGQLTQIVGMKGLVTNPSGDIIELPVTGNFKDGFDVLEYFISTHGARKGLSDTALRTANAGYLTRRLVDVAQDVIVQSTDCGDQEGLVITREEAASTGQTLEEKVAGRVVLERVMKPGTRKVIVKEGELIGSDVLAELIEAKVDSVRIASIMTCKMGRGVCVKCYGLDLGYNRPVSLGTAVGIIAAESIGEPGTQLTMRTFHTGGVAGQDITQGLPRVEELFEVRPPKRKTFLADVAGVVSITTPSREANPDAPRGQRLLRIVSNEPVPDADPEIGENIREIIIPPGYRLLVNDGATVTVGEQLTDGSNDLQQLFRLRGRLETQRYIIREIQYIYSSQGQKLNDKHVEVICRQLFSRVYVTNAGDSDLLPGEIVERAQVMDANAGSSKDLVEYDELLLGMTKAALSTKSFLAAASFQETARVLINAATSGRVDRLEGLKENVLIGRLIPAGTGFRDKHMAVAPAPALPAAE; this is encoded by the coding sequence CGGCAAGTACAAGAAGATTCGGTACAAGGGCATTGTCTGTGATAAGTGTGGTGTTGAGGTAACGAGAGCCGTTGTTCGACGTGAACGGATGGGTCACATTGAACTCAAAGCGCCAGTTTCACACATTTGGTTTCTGCGTGGCGTGCCATCAAAAATTGGTCTTATGCTTGACCTTTCCATGCAGAATTTGGAAAAAGTCATTTACTTTGCCAACTTCATTATTACCGAGGTTGATGAAGGATTGCGTGAGGCAACTATCGAGCAGGTGAAGCAGGAGTACCAGGCGAAGCGTCGGTCTATTGAAGCTGACTATCAGCACGAGGTAAAAGACGCGCAGGGTGACGGGACGAGCGAAAAGAGAACAGCTATTGCGAAGGTTCGCGATGAACGATTGGCTGAACTTGAGGAAGTATTTGCTCTCGCAGAGCGTGAACTTCGAGATTTGAAGCCGATGCGCATTATTTCCGAGAGCACGTACCACGACCTTTCCCTTAAGTATGGTCATGTCTTTACGGCTGGCATTGGTGCCGAAGCGGTGTACAAATTACTTTCTGAAATCGACTTGCCAGCGCTTCGTGAAACGATGGAAGAAGAGATGGAAGAGGCTGGTGGTGCACGGGCCGAGAAGTTGACTCGCCGAATGAAGCTCTTAAAGAGTTTTATGCAGAATCATTTGCGACCAGAGTGGATGATTATTACCGCTCTTCCCGTTATACCTCCGGATCTTCGGCCAATGGTGCCGCTTGATGGTGGTCGTTTTGCAACTTCTGACTTGAACGATTTGTATCGTCGAGTTATTAACCGTAACAACCGTTTGAAGCAGCTGGTTGAGTTGAACGCGCCGGAAGTTATTACGCGGAACGAGAAGCGTATGCTTCAAGAAGCGGTTGATGCGTTGATTGATAACTCTGCTCGTCACGGTAAGACAGTCATGGCTGCCACGGGGCAGAAGCGAAGCTTGAAGTCATTGGCCGACATGCTGAAAGGGAAGCAGGGTCGATTCCGCCAGAACTTGCTCGGTAAACGTATCGACTACTCTGGTCGTTCCGTTATTGTGGTTGGTCCAACATTAAAGATGCATCAGTGTGGGTTGCCAAAGCGAATGGCGCTTGAATTGTTCCGACCATTTGTTATTAGCAAGCTTATCAGTCGTGAATTGGTGCATAACGTGCGTTCGGCGAACCGATACATTGAAAGTGCTCGACCAGAAGTGTGGGACATACTAGACGAGATTGTGGCCGATGCATTCGTTCTATTGAACCGCGCGCCAACCTTGCACCGTCTTGGTATTCAAGCCTTCCGTCCAATCCTGGTTGAAGGGAAAGCTATTCAATTGCACCCCCTCGTTTGTCCGGCGTTTAACGCAGACTTTGATGGTGACCAAATGGCGGTACACGTACCACTGACAACAGAGGCTCGACGTGAAGCAGCTGAATTAATGCTCTCGTCTAAGAACCTTTTGAAGCCAGCACATGGCGAACCAGTGGCCAGCCCGAACCAAGATATTGTGTGGGGTCTCCACTACCTCACCACTGTGGACGAAGATGAAGCAACCGCCAATAAACGACTGTTTGGTAGCCCGACCGAAGCAATTACCGCGCATGACCTTAAGGTTGTTGGGCTTCGTCAGATGCTAACGGTCCGCTTATTGTCCGGTGAAATCGTTGTTACCTCAGTTGGACGATTGCTCTTCAATGAGGTGATGCCAGAGAGTGTTGGCTTTATGAACGAAGTCATGGATAAGCGCACGCTCGGAAATGTCGTCAAGAAAGTGATTGAACTTGAAGAAGTAGACAGAGCCGCGCAACTACTTGATGACTTGAAGGATCTTGGGTTTGCTTATCTGACGAAGTCTGGACTCTCGTGGAGTATGGGGGATATTCCTTCACTTCCTGAAAAGCCAGAAATTATTGAGGCGGCCCACAAAGAAGTTGATGAAGTGCAGCAGCAGTATGCCGATGGATTGTTAACGAATGACGAGCGTCACAGTCAGGTGGTGCAATTGTGGACCAGCGCCAAAGATAAGGTCGTAGCGCTCTCGAAAAATATTCTGCCAAAGGGTAGCTCGGTTTACACTATGGTTGAGTCCGGTGCCCGTGGGTCGTGGGGGCAGCTTACACAGATTGTTGGTATGAAGGGGCTTGTGACCAACCCATCTGGGGATATTATCGAACTGCCAGTTACGGGTAACTTCAAAGACGGGTTTGACGTACTTGAGTACTTCATTTCAACCCACGGTGCCCGTAAAGGACTTTCTGATACTGCGCTTCGTACCGCTAACGCCGGATATTTGACTCGTCGGTTGGTCGACGTGGCACAAGACGTCATTGTCCAGAGCACTGATTGTGGAGACCAAGAGGGCTTGGTTATTACTCGAGAAGAAGCCGCCAGTACCGGGCAGACGTTAGAGGAAAAGGTGGCTGGTCGAGTTGTGCTGGAACGGGTAATGAAGCCAGGGACTCGAAAGGTTATCGTCAAAGAAGGTGAACTGATTGGCTCCGATGTATTGGCTGAGTTGATTGAAGCGAAGGTAGATTCAGTACGAATTGCCAGTATCATGACGTGCAAAATGGGTCGTGGCGTCTGTGTTAAGTGCTACGGATTGGACCTTGGGTACAACCGTCCAGTTTCGCTTGGTACGGCTGTCGGCATCATCGCGGCTGAGTCTATTGGTGAACCTGGTACACAGCTTACTATGCGTACGTTCCACACTGGGGGAGTGGCTGGTCAGGACATCACGCAAGGTTTGCCACGAGTGGAAGAACTGTTTGAAGTGCGACCACCAAAGCGTAAAACCTTCTTGGCTGATGTGGCTGGTGTTGTCTCAATAACCACCCCGAGCCGCGAAGCGAATCCGGATGCACCTCGTGGTCAGCGGTTGCTCCGCATTGTGAGCAATGAACCCGTTCCTGACGCTGACCCAGAGATTGGTGAAAACATTCGGGAGATTATTATTCCGCCAGGGTATCGGTTGCTTGTTAATGACGGCGCTACCGTGACTGTCGGTGAGCAACTGACGGATGGCAGTAATGATTTGCAGCAACTTTTCCGCTTGCGTGGGCGTCTTGAAACGCAGCGCTACATTATTCGAGAGATTCAGTACATCTACTCTTCCCAGGGTCAGAAGCTAAACGATAAGCACGTGGAAGTCATTTGTCGGCAGCTCTTCTCACGAGTGTATGTTACAAACGCCGGCGACTCTGACTTACTCCCTGGAGAAATCGTTGAGCGTGCGCAGGTGATGGATGCGAACGCCGGCAGTTCAAAAGATTTGGTTGAGTACGATGAACTTTTGTTGGGTATGACAAAGGCGGCACTATCAACGAAGAGTTTCCTCGCCGCGGCGTCCTTCCAAGAAACCGCTCGGGTGCTCATTAACGCCGCAACGTCTGGGCGCGTGGATAGACTTGAGGGTCTAAAAGAAAATGTCTTGATTGGTCGCCTCATTCCGGCAGGGACTGGTTTCCGAGATAAACACATGGCAGTAGCACCAGCACCGGCACTTCCGGCTGCAGAGTAG
- a CDS encoding RNHCP domain-containing protein, translating to MTFTRKKEDFICEHCAQNVVGDGYTNHCPKCLWSKHVDIDPGDRAATCHGMMRPIATRYEHDTFIVYHQCTVCNVIKKNKSVNDDAKSLLHTLVNKPLP from the coding sequence GTGACATTCACGAGGAAGAAAGAGGACTTCATCTGCGAACACTGCGCTCAAAATGTAGTGGGTGACGGATATACGAATCACTGCCCAAAATGTCTCTGGTCAAAACATGTGGACATTGACCCAGGTGACCGAGCAGCAACGTGTCATGGTATGATGCGTCCTATCGCAACACGCTACGAGCACGATACGTTTATTGTCTATCATCAATGTACGGTGTGCAATGTGATAAAAAAAAATAAAAGTGTAAACGACGACGCAAAAAGTTTACTACACACATTAGTGAACAAACCGTTACCGTAA
- a CDS encoding NTP transferase domain-containing protein encodes MKQQKKIGVVLLAAGKGSRMGLSIPKVLVPVAGQPMILRAVGAIEEGAFGMKPVVVVGYKRAQVEKAVGSRALYAGQSKQLGTGHAVATAMPLLKGKVNQVIVANGDSPFLTAAVLRKLSAMQLRTGAAMALATALVPNYRGVQRIFSKWGRIERDTTGRFVRRCIEYKDATAGERRIREVNCGQYCFNAAWLWRTLPKLQRKNVQREYYLTDLMALAVADGERVVPLVLKDWRHGVGVNTQGEVLLADRLARQ; translated from the coding sequence ATGAAGCAACAGAAAAAAATTGGCGTTGTTCTTTTGGCTGCTGGTAAAGGTAGCCGTATGGGTTTGTCTATCCCAAAAGTGCTTGTGCCTGTTGCCGGGCAGCCTATGATTCTACGCGCCGTAGGGGCGATCGAAGAAGGCGCGTTTGGAATGAAGCCTGTCGTGGTCGTTGGATATAAGCGTGCACAAGTTGAAAAAGCCGTTGGTAGCCGGGCACTCTATGCTGGGCAATCAAAGCAGCTTGGCACAGGGCACGCCGTTGCTACAGCGATGCCGCTTTTGAAAGGAAAGGTTAATCAGGTCATCGTGGCTAATGGTGATAGTCCTTTTCTCACTGCAGCTGTGCTGCGTAAGTTGTCGGCTATGCAACTACGGACGGGGGCAGCCATGGCGCTCGCCACAGCGCTTGTTCCTAACTATAGGGGTGTCCAGCGTATTTTTTCGAAGTGGGGGAGAATTGAACGTGATACAACTGGTCGTTTCGTTCGTCGCTGCATTGAGTATAAGGATGCAACAGCTGGAGAGCGACGAATCCGCGAAGTAAATTGCGGTCAGTATTGTTTCAATGCGGCATGGCTTTGGCGCACACTACCGAAATTACAGCGTAAAAATGTACAGCGTGAATATTATTTAACGGATCTCATGGCACTCGCTGTTGCTGATGGTGAGCGAGTTGTGCCACTGGTACTTAAAGATTGGCGCCACGGGGTCGGCGTCAATACACAAGGTGAAGTATTGCTTGCTGATCGGTTGGCGAGGCAGTAG
- a CDS encoding leucyl aminopeptidase produces the protein MATQYETDVVVVGSFEKEKKLVGAVRDIDRILAGRITAAIKRYDFSGKKGESILIPSHGIPSHTVLLLGLGQRRNWDASVLRELAASTAKRTGQERAKRIAFAVEPFGGSRAIERSAAAITEGVLLGTYKFDRYHGKETKVEVEKRLITTVAVLVGSDAQKRQATAGIISGQRSAAMTCYARDLVNTPASDMTPQHLAAVAREIASKKKSQVTVRVLDAAAAKKLNMGAFLAVAKGSDEAPQFIHLTYTPKRSGKLKKVFFVGKGVTFDSGGLHVKPWGYMENMKIDMAGAAAVLGLFSRIDELAPRCEVHGIIPAVENMPSGKAAKPGDVAMTLSGKTVEILNTDAEGRLILCDALGYAVREKADYIVDLATLTGACVVALGEEIAGMFGNTSAFTKMVMAASKEVGEPLWQLPLPGRYKELLKSKVADYRNTGDRWGGAIVAALFLQEFVEKTPWVHLDIAGPAWAERETQPSVPLGATGFGVRTLEALLATLR, from the coding sequence ATGGCAACCCAATACGAGACGGATGTAGTGGTTGTTGGCTCCTTTGAAAAAGAAAAAAAATTAGTTGGTGCGGTGCGTGATATTGACCGAATTTTGGCTGGTCGAATCACTGCTGCTATAAAGCGATATGATTTTTCTGGGAAGAAAGGCGAAAGCATTTTGATTCCTTCGCACGGGATTCCCTCACACACGGTGTTACTTTTGGGACTTGGTCAGCGTCGTAATTGGGATGCTAGTGTACTTAGAGAGTTAGCAGCCAGTACGGCGAAGCGCACTGGCCAAGAACGAGCGAAGCGAATTGCGTTCGCAGTGGAGCCGTTTGGCGGTAGTCGCGCTATTGAACGAAGCGCTGCTGCTATTACTGAAGGGGTACTTCTCGGAACCTATAAGTTCGATCGGTACCATGGTAAGGAAACAAAAGTTGAAGTAGAGAAGCGACTCATTACTACGGTGGCGGTACTTGTTGGATCTGATGCTCAGAAGCGCCAGGCTACGGCGGGCATTATTAGTGGCCAGCGCAGTGCTGCGATGACGTGTTATGCCCGAGACCTTGTTAACACTCCTGCCAGCGATATGACGCCGCAGCATTTGGCGGCCGTTGCTCGTGAGATTGCGAGCAAGAAAAAATCGCAAGTTACCGTTCGTGTTCTGGATGCTGCTGCCGCAAAGAAACTCAACATGGGGGCTTTCCTCGCTGTGGCAAAAGGCTCAGATGAGGCACCGCAATTTATACACCTAACATATACGCCAAAGCGGTCAGGCAAATTAAAAAAAGTATTCTTTGTTGGTAAGGGTGTTACGTTTGATTCTGGTGGGTTGCATGTTAAGCCGTGGGGGTACATGGAAAATATGAAAATCGATATGGCCGGTGCGGCGGCGGTGCTAGGATTATTCTCTCGTATTGATGAGTTGGCACCACGGTGTGAAGTGCACGGCATAATCCCAGCTGTTGAAAATATGCCTTCAGGCAAAGCCGCGAAACCGGGTGATGTTGCCATGACCTTATCGGGTAAAACGGTAGAAATTTTGAACACTGATGCTGAAGGTCGCCTCATTTTGTGTGATGCGCTTGGTTATGCGGTACGAGAAAAAGCAGATTACATTGTAGACCTCGCAACATTAACCGGTGCGTGCGTCGTGGCGCTGGGTGAAGAGATTGCGGGGATGTTTGGCAATACGAGCGCGTTCACCAAAATGGTAATGGCGGCTAGCAAGGAAGTTGGTGAGCCGCTATGGCAATTGCCGCTTCCTGGTCGGTATAAAGAGCTTTTGAAGAGTAAAGTAGCCGATTATAGAAATACAGGAGACAGATGGGGTGGAGCTATCGTAGCTGCTTTGTTCTTGCAAGAGTTTGTTGAAAAAACACCATGGGTGCACCTTGATATTGCTGGACCAGCTTGGGCGGAGCGCGAAACGCAACCCTCGGTGCCACTAGGTGCTACTGGTTTTGGGGTACGGACGCTGGAGGCTTTGCTGGCGACGTTGCGGTAA
- a CDS encoding endonuclease Q family protein — MISTIGNTVLDLHIHSKFSRACSKDLLLPNIAAAAARKGITLMGTGDFTHPGWFAMMEQELTQTSSGFYECKAAKTVRPVQFVPTVEIACIYKKNEKVRRLHVLVVAPDLSVVRKINIALAAIGNLKADGRPMLGLDAKRLLEIVLSISEACMFIPAHVWTPWFSVFGSKSGFDSLEECFEELTPYVTAIETGLSSDPQMNWQISHLDKVTLLSNSDAHSLDNLGREATVLTGMDWTYDALRHALSNTQSNKIVGTIEFYPEEGKYHVDGHAMCGVRLLPDETRQLQGVCPKCGRSVTVGVLSRASQLADRMVTERPSSRPDYVSIVPLREILSEVIGVGKHSKAVARIYEQLVPTVGTEFEVLIDAPLARIQAATSPAVADAVNRVRRGAVTITPGYDGIFGSISLYGLEGPPGPAEKTIFG; from the coding sequence ATGATTTCGACAATTGGAAATACAGTTCTTGATTTACATATTCATTCAAAATTTTCTCGCGCCTGTTCAAAAGATCTTCTGCTTCCGAATATTGCCGCCGCCGCAGCTCGCAAAGGCATCACGCTCATGGGGACGGGAGATTTCACGCACCCTGGGTGGTTTGCCATGATGGAACAAGAACTGACGCAGACTAGCAGTGGTTTTTATGAATGTAAGGCAGCCAAAACCGTACGGCCGGTTCAATTCGTTCCCACTGTTGAAATTGCTTGCATCTATAAAAAGAACGAAAAAGTTCGCCGTTTACATGTGTTGGTTGTTGCGCCCGATCTTTCGGTCGTAAGGAAAATTAATATCGCCCTAGCAGCAATTGGTAATCTAAAAGCAGATGGGCGACCAATGTTGGGGCTCGATGCGAAGCGTCTGCTAGAAATTGTGCTGAGCATTTCAGAAGCATGCATGTTTATTCCGGCACACGTCTGGACGCCGTGGTTTTCAGTCTTTGGTTCAAAATCGGGCTTTGATAGTTTGGAAGAATGTTTTGAGGAACTAACGCCATATGTCACTGCCATAGAAACGGGGCTTTCGTCGGACCCGCAGATGAACTGGCAGATTTCTCACTTAGACAAAGTAACCTTACTATCAAATTCAGACGCGCATAGTCTGGATAATCTGGGCCGTGAGGCGACAGTACTTACTGGCATGGATTGGACCTACGACGCGCTTCGTCATGCTCTTTCAAATACACAGTCAAACAAGATTGTTGGTACCATTGAATTTTATCCTGAGGAGGGGAAGTATCACGTTGATGGTCATGCAATGTGTGGTGTACGGTTATTACCTGACGAGACTCGACAGTTGCAAGGCGTATGTCCGAAGTGCGGGCGATCCGTTACCGTCGGCGTTCTTAGCCGAGCGTCTCAGTTAGCAGACCGTATGGTCACTGAACGACCAAGTAGCCGGCCAGATTATGTTTCTATTGTGCCACTGAGAGAAATTTTGTCAGAAGTAATTGGCGTTGGGAAACATTCAAAAGCAGTGGCGCGAATCTATGAGCAGTTGGTGCCAACGGTGGGGACTGAGTTCGAGGTTCTCATTGACGCGCCGCTCGCTCGCATACAGGCGGCTACGTCGCCTGCCGTAGCTGATGCGGTTAATCGCGTCCGACGAGGTGCAGTAACCATAACGCCTGGGTACGATGGTATTTTTGGCTCTATTAGCCTGTATGGTTTAGAAGGTCCGCCTGGTCCGGCAGAAAAAACTATTTTTGGGTAA